The Conger conger chromosome 11, fConCon1.1, whole genome shotgun sequence genome includes the window TCACCCAAAATCATCTCAGCAACATTCACCAAAACTGGAGTAAATCTGGGATCTACAACATGCCTGAAAACAGAGCAAAGTCATACATTAGCACAAAACCTTTCCCTATTCTTCAAGGTGATATTACATATTCCAATCATGGGATAACGTGCTACAATGATGAAGCTATGCACATTCCCCACAGATGGGTGGCGTGTTTACCCAATGAAGCTGAACAGGACTGTTAGATTTACCCCATGGAGCAGAGCAAGACTGTTAGATTTACCCGATCAGGAAGCTGAGCAGGGCTGTTAGATTTACCCGATCAGGAAGCTGAGCAGGGCTGTTAGATTTACCCGATCAGGAAGCTGAGCAGGGCTGTTAGATTTACCCCATGAAGCTGAGCAGGGCTGTTAGATTTACCCCATGAAGCTGAGCAGGACTGTTAGATTTACCCGATCAAGAAACTGAGCAGGATGGTCAGGCTCCTCTCGTCTCGGCCAGCGAGGGCGTTCTTCAGTCTGCCCCTGCGATTCAGCTCCTGCATCACGGCCACGGTGATCTCGGGAGTCTTTGTCCGAATCCGAGCCTGTAAGAGCGAACACGGCAGATATACAGGGGAAGCACTGAAGTAAATGACCATTCAATGCATGATACAATGTTTTCTGAATGCTGAAatattactgtatttttataCTGCTCACAAAACATTGTTATATGAATATTACAATGTTTTGTGAGCAGCATAACAATACAGCAATATGGCTGCACTGGCCAAACAACCTATCTTATGATTAAACCAAGGGAAATCCACATAAGAAATCCCACATGATTGTATTACTTGGGATATAAACTGGGGTCAATCTGGTCTAGTTTCCAATGGGTTAGAAAAGGAATACAGCTAATGCCACCCAACAAATAGGGACTGAAACATGGgtctcactgtttttttttcttgacaaaTTGCAATCTAATGTATAAGGAACAAGCTATAGAGCCAATCCCGGGGGTCATGGAGCAGGCCAGGCTCCCACAGCTCTCCTACTGGGACGCCTGGAAGCCCTGTAAATAGGAGGAGCTGCTGTCTGGACCCTGGCTGAACACCCTGAAGAGAATCACTTTAAACCAGAAACATAATTATGGTAGCTCAGTAATGTCCCATTACTTATTTCCACcattgtgtttctgtctcttgTGTCTGGAGAAATGCCTACTTGGTTCACTGAAGGGACAACGGCACTCTGAATTGGCTGCTCTTGTTCAGAGTTAACTCTGATCACCTGTTAAAGGGAAGACTCACCTCCAGGACTGTGTCTAGAGCTTTAGACACCTGGAAGCTCTTCAGCTGCTTGTCGTACTTCTCCAGGTGCATTCGGACAGGTCTGCTGACCAAGAAGTCCTCCTAAATGTGGAAGAAATCAAGCATGCATATTTTCATATGAACACATTTATAATATCGAATATTAAACTACTGAAACATTTCCCCTTGTTGATGAAATGGAATACGAGACAAAAAGATGAGGTCAATGGCTCACCTGTTTTGGGGCATAATTTCGCCCTTTGACGAAGACGCGGTATGATGGACGCCGCCTCTTGGTACTTCCTGCCTCGGGCTTCTCCTCAGGGGACTTCCTGTGCTTCACGCTCAGGACTCCATTCGCCATGCCAACCACCACAGCGCCATCTTCAGGCTGAACACAGAAACAGAACCATGGCCAACTGACCTGTGGGGCAGCCAAGCTGCACACCTGCTGCATAGACCAGTGTGCAGCAAACGCACAGCAACACAGGGAAACTGGTCAACAAAGTAAACGTTTACTTACCGCTAGCGCAACACTCAGAATGGAGGCAGCATAATCAAAGTTGTGCACCACTTTGTAGGTTGCAGTGTTGTAGATTTTCACATGtcttgtggggaaaaataaacaatattcagTCCACAATTTTCCAAATCAACCATGTACTTCCCAAAAGGCATGCACCCCAACATCCAGATATTCACACTGACCCCCACAatagccagagagagagaccccatCCTATACAGTCatatgcaaaaatttgggcacccccgGTCAAAAAGCTGTTTACAAATTAATATCGTAGCgaacctctaaatggtacaaagctAAATATGACATTCCTTCAaatttttaaagcaagattacatttcatttacattttttacagtttcaaaataaaaagattgagagtcctgtcagttagtactttgtagcTCCTCCTCAGACAGCttgcaaatgcttcctgtagccagctaattAGCCagttgatttcgaggtatgcttgggatcattgtcgtGATGGAATAccaaacctctcttcaacttcaacgTCTAGACTGACCTTCTaatattagcctctagaatttcttaacATTTGTCAGAATCCATTCTTCCTACCATTTGCActatatttcctgtgcccccagttGCCAAAAAAAAGCTCACTTTTGGCTTCAAAAAGGATTCAGGCTTCTCCATCTTTCCCCATCATCTTATCTTCTTTCGTATCCATAGACGCTTAATTTTGCGTGGTTCTTTCTAgtaactctgccatgtaggtatTTGTTGCTTGTAcatgtattgttgtcctgtgaacagctagaacTGTGCCTGctactcttttgcagtgatgtgaggGTTCTTCGAAACATCTCTCACCACATCTCAGGCTGTTCTCATTTTCttagtcttccagaccttgccttgacttcaactgttccatttgcTAATAATGtatctgacagtggaaatgggcagtttgaaacattgagagttttttgttgtcttctccttggtggaaatgaaccatcttcattctgacatccttggacaacagtttagaggaacccatggttctTAACaccagaacagccactgcagttggatactttagaagtcaCAGAGTTACTTCAAAATAAAACGTTCAGCCCTGGAATCATACTCAcatgactcattgaagccctgcCGAGTAAATCACCTAGGTCTGGGCcttggtaatcatcttttttgGGCATCTCTTTGCACAGagccgttttcttttttttaatatcatttataaacagtaaaacatttaaacgaaaagcaatcttgctttttAAATTTGGAGAAAGGTCTCACGTTTAACTCTGAAACAtgtacagttcaggtttgcatctgttcaccaagatattatttgtaaaaggctttttgaccaggggtgcccagattTGTTCCTGTACACCTGGAAAAAGTGTGCTGCAGTTTAAAGGCTTGCAGCCAGGGCCCACTCACCGGTCCAGAGAGCCAGACAGCAGTCTCTGGCCAGAGCTGCTCAGGCATAGGCAGGTCACCGTTTTGTGATGGTTCTTCAGGGATACCAGGGCCTGTCCCCCTTTCAGCAGGTCCCACACCTTTACGTACCGCCCCCCTGTCAGAGAACCAATCAACTATGAGTCCCTGCAAAACCTGCTCTGCACCCTGCATATCACAGCAGCTAATTCGACCAAAGGATCTGCGGCTATGCATCTTAATTCTAAAGGAACATCATGCCAACtcccattaattacattaaaaactTGCTTCGCAGACATGTTCATGAATGCAGCCCAGACAGTATGTAGTCATATACAGTATGGAGGAATATACATATACGCTCACTGAACCAGCAGTATGGCCAAGTGGCTCACATAAAGGCAGGGTCCCATCCACATCCTGGTTCCCTAAACGCTACACCACACTCCAGCACCCAAAACAGGCTTCAGGATAGGTATCGCTGCAGTAGGGAACACTTTCATTTCACAACCTGCTGATAATTAATcttggagaggctgtagccaaCTGCATTACTGCACAGAGCCTGCTAAGGGACATCCAAACTCACTAAAGTCGCGgatgcgcgcgcgcgcacacacacacacacacacacctgctgacaCCAGAAGGCCCTCGGAAGGGAAAAGCAGGACGCTTTCCACAGGTTGGCTGTGATCCATGCTCATCACACTCCTGTCTGTCCGTGAATCAAACACCTTCACTGTGTGATCATACGAGCCTGTGGGACAAAAACACGTTCGTAAAGCAAACACTgggaatcctcactgaagcagtctGATAGTGATTTAATGAATTTCACTGTATCCATATTTACTCGTTTAcatttctcctgaataattgttGCACTGCTCACCTGTGATAAAAAGGTCAGGGTTCAGTTTGCTGGTGGTGCCACAGCGCACATAGTCCGTGTGCTCGCTGTAGGAGTTCAGCTCGACTGAGTTTGGGATGTCCCACAGTCGACACGTGTAGTCATCTGACCCCGATATTATTCGGAACCCATCTGAGGTGAAGTCTGTTAAATGTACTGCCCTGCAAGACAAAAAGTCAAGAGATTtattaagtaattaagtaagCCTGCTGAGAGACTGAAGGAAAAATAAACGAAATAACACCGTTGGAAACAAATTTCCATTGTACTACAAAGGCttccaaaaatgtatattacaaatatatatattggttCATTCCGTGATAAATTAACCGAAGGCATGGGAGTTGAATGAATTATCTTTATTGAATGAATtctctttattgaatatataaagaacaatTCCACAAAATTTGAGCAAAAGTTAGTGGTCGCCTCCCACACCTCTGGTACATTTTTGACAGAATGACCcgattataaaacatttttttaaatcagactTTATATGGTCACTCCTAATACATAGTCTGAAAAGCAGGAGATAAACAAATTCATATTCTACAAACATAACCCCCCAAAGTCAGTGCTGCATGAAATTAGAATATTCAGTGTTGGTCTTTAGTCCATAGTTAGCATTACGCACACAGACGTATAAACTTCTTTCCCAAATGAGAGAACGCAGAACACAGCAGCACCTGCACAGCACAATGAATCAAATAACCAACCTATATCTACCGGTCACAGAGTATTGTTCTCATATAATGTATACTTGGGCATCCCTTATATTTcaagttgttctggataagagctgcTAAACATTTATAGGCCAGTTTTATAGACAAAGATTAAGCCTACTCCTAGACTAAACTCATCGTTGAATGAGTCCAGGACTTAATGTGCGTCAGTGAAACCGgcccataatgtaatgtaaagtaaggGCAGGATTCCTACTTGGAGTGCCCGCGAAACATGCGGAGTGCCACCCTGCCGCTGATGTCAAAAAGCCTGACCACACAGTCCTCGCTCCCCGCCACCAGGAGCCTCCCGTCGGCCCGGAATCTGCCGCTGTAGGCCGTGTCCTTGAAGCGTGTGAAGGTTTTCACAGGCTCCTGAGAATAGGGCCCATATATGTGGATCTGAAAAACAGAATATAAACAGTATAAAAATTCCTGAGGCAGAAATGGATTCAAATTATTGCCTTCATTTTAATAATCCTAAATATGCAACATCAATCTACTATAGCAATGACTTAAcaaattgttttgtttgccaggaaaagaaagaagctaaaaaaatttttttactaaaattaattcagaaatattGTGTGGTACCAAGCCAGCAGATGATACGCAACTAAAAATGgctttaaaaatgttatatCATTGGAATACATGACAAAATATTACAGCCATCTATCTCTCTTTAGGGAAACATACCCGTGTTGAAGCAGTGACTGCATAATTGTATGGGGAAAGAGGAGAGAAGTCTATTGCAGACACTGCTCCAAATTCCTTGATCTGGATGGGAGTCTGTAAAAGACACACGCAGGTTAATGAGTACGTTTCCAAAGACAGAACTTGCCGGGCTAATAAAATAGGCAGCATGTGCCAagtaaagaagaaaaataataataatcgaaGAGAAATTAATTCCAGCAAATAACCAAAGCATTACAAAGCACAAAGCTTCCACAAAGTGCAGGGATTGACTGTTGCTATATAATCTGGCCAGAGTGGTGTGTGAAACCATTTCCTTATGCGTTTTATTCACATTCCATTCGTGTGTTAATGCAGCAAGTATATACATAATATTGAACCcaatatttcaatttgtttaCATTCAATATAGTGAACTGCTCAAGGAAACTAAAATAGTCTCTTCATAAATATACCTTATAATTCTTCCAGTATAACGTGTCCTGTGTTACTTTCTCGCCAATCTTGGGATAAGATGGAATCCGTGTGGGTTTAAATGAAGCCATCCCAATCTTTCAGTCTAGCTTTCTTGTGCGCCCTGAAAGGTAGAATAAAAACATCACTTAGTTAAACAAGATTCTCGCTCTCTCAACAATAGATGTAGTGTTTCTAAAACTGTTTTATTGGGATTGTTTGGAAGTGCTGTGCTGACCTAATGAGATATTTAGTTGTAAATGCATATATAATGTCATCTACACGGCTTGGAGGTACCTTTCCAACCATATAGTATAGCTACTTAGGGTGCTGGTATTGACATACTGCCATGGGCACACGGTATACATTaccaaactagctagctagctggtccAATCCACAAGATTTACAAACCAACTAACGTTACCACATTCGATTCAGAGAACTGATATGACCCGTTTGGTAAGGTAGAAAAGCGTGTTGTCTAGGTAATTATCCGTATATCGCTGGTAGAAAGCACTCATACTGTTTGCGCTCTAACGTTATTGACGCTGGATGGTCCGCTTGCTAGCTAAACGACATGTGGCTCGTTTAGAcatagataaaataaataaaaatagcactAACTTTTGTTATAAATGTTAAGCCATGTGAACCATCCAGCATTTATTTCCACAATATGAAGCCAATATCAAGAATGAAAACATGATTTGAACATGATTTTGTTTAACAAAGTGCTAAATTGCTGGTTAGACAATCGTGTTAGCTATAATTCCAGCGTGTTCAATCGCTAACTTTAGCACATGCTAGCGAACCGGCGAAGATGGTACTGGTGAAGACAGTTCCTTTATAGCTGATCATTACTTACTTCTGCAGATGGTGATATCCCAATCACTGCAACTTTTTTTATTCCGCGAATATTGAGAATATATTATCGTCagattaaatgaaatgtaacacaATCAACTGAAGTCACGTATGCTCAATGGAGGCAGCCATGTTTTTCAGTCACCCTGCTTGGCTGCTTCCGCTTACAAATAACTTTATTGCTCGCACTCCAAACCAACAGATTTTCAACGAACGTTGCCTATAATGAAAGGCGACTAGATACATTCGTGTCAATTTGAGGCTATTCATGGTTGGTTTTGAAATTTACGTTTCAGTATTTCAACATTTACAAAGCAGTACTTAATGTGTAATGAATACATACTGGACTGGCCTGGACAGACTAACATCATTAGTTGCCACTAGTGAAATATTACATGGGTAAATTCTCCCCATGTTACTCTGGTTAGAAAACATTTACTTCACATACAGTACCAAGCATACTATGTCACAATGCACTGGCAATTACGTATCATTCATGATACACGTAGTTGCATGTGTTGTGcgcatttattttgctttaaacAATGTGAGCCatactgtaattgttttggtaAAATTCTTTATCAAAATCAGTTTAAAATGGCAGTAGTGGAGGGACAGTGACTAAAACATGAGGAACATGCAGATTTGTGccagcatttttcattttctattgttttgtttgcctccCATCTTTGCCAGCAAAGAGCAGACCCAGTTTTTGGAGGACACTTGGCTATGATGGGTCACAGAAATTTGATAGGGCACTGGTTTATGCCAGGTTTTCAAGCCATAAACAATAGGACTAGATATTACTATTGCATTCTGGGCAAGAGCCTGTGTGTCTAGATTATGGGATTCAGGGTATTCTGCTATTGAACATAATGGGCGATCCAAACAGCAATGAATTCGAGACCGTGGTGTGGAACTTGACCCAAGTAATGAAAACTTGTAAGTTACAACTGATCAAGTGGCTAATCTTTTGACAGAGCAAATGCTTCTGCCCCACTCAAACCAGGGATAATGCTCCAAGTACCATTTCCCCCCCatcttttttcaagttttaccACTCTTATTACATGTCATGGCATTGCACATTCCACCAACACTCTTTACCATGGTTCTGTATTCTTAACGTATTCTGCCCATCTCATATAGAGGCTCAGGGATGTATCATAGCTAAGAAAACTACACTGCATAAGTGTTTGAAACTTGAATAATGCAACTATATTTACACCTAAATCAAAATcatgaggggaaaaaacaaaaaaaaaaacagaaaatgccatttttaataaacatctcttaaatttattttttattccagatTGTGTTCAATTCTAATCAGACTTCACATGTGCTGGATTCAGTAATGCAGGACAAGCAGCCAAGATTGAAGACCCAAAAACATCTGAAGAGTACAATACATCCATTTCTCAAACTTGATGTAGACATGGGAACgatacaaaaaagaaagagaacattacaaagaaataaaaaacaagctCCACGCTGCCCAGTCAAGTCAGGAAACTTTGGGTTTTGGAGTGTTCTTCAGTTTGCCTCATCCTTTGAAGCCTCGTCAAAATTCTCCACAAGGTCTGAAAGAACACAGAATTCATAATGTTACATGTAAACCACTCAGCATCCTTAACATTGTTCTCTTTGCACTGTGTTGGGGTAAATATATGAACGTATAACCTGAACAGTTCATACGCCCACTTTTTATGCAGTAAGGATGTTcacaaattcattttaatttctcatttaaaaactgaTGAAAATAggtgaaatattgaaaatatcaTATGGAAGAGGCACTTTGAAAGTATGtccgtttttattttattttattttccatttctttaGTCATGAATAGTCATTGCATAGATTCAATCACATCACTGACGTCAAAGTGCCTTTTACAATCATCTGGTGGCAGCCAGAGGTAGATTCTGCTCACAAactgctacacaaataaaattggaTTTAGCTTAAATTTCTTTCAGTGAGCCAATTCAGCATGGCTATTGGCGCAGAAATGATAGTGACAGTTTACACAATGATTTAAACATTTATGGTCACTGTTGAAAACATTGGCCTGCTAATTTCTTTGAGCGGTCTAATTTATACTTCACAAGAACAGAAAAGTTTAACACCTTACCTGgaacttcatcatcatcatcctctccAGCTGCAATTGGTGCTTTGACATCTCCAgctattattaaaaaataaaaaaacacaaattcaaTAATGGACATATTGCAAGGCTGGACCACATTCCCATTTGAAAGAGTTGTGGGCAGTCATAGAACAATAAATCCACCCTCTTCATTTCCCTGCAGGACTAATTTCATGATTCAGAAAAAAGAGCACAATACACAGCACAGCTAAACCAGGACAGGTGGAAAGCCAGTTCCTATCACAACGCATCTCAACAGTGACAAGAACAGCAACAGAATAATTTAGATCCGTGCAGCTCATCAGTTAGTTAAATTACATAGTCAAAGTACGAATGCAAACCATTCTCCACATTTACCTGACCTTGCCCTTCCCCCCCACTCTCTAAACACAGATAATTTTGTGTCACCttcacaccccctcccctacccATCTCCCCACACACTAATACCCCCAAACATCCCTATCCTTCTCCACCCAATATGCAAACACTAACAGTTCTCTTACTCCTATTCTCTCCTCTGAGATCATTACATTCATCTCCATTGCCAGCAGcaatgcaccctgctcctgccaaatgaAGCTGCTACTGGAAGAGGTGTTGGTGGgtcagtagggggcgatcttccatctggtcaaattatccccaatgccccagcgcAGTGATGGCGACAGGGGTGAGATGTTataccgaggtcctgactcacagtggtcattaaagaccacgactctttgcaaagagtagggAGGTTTATCAGTGTCCTCGCAAAATTCCCAAGCCAATTCTTTCAACCTACCACCTAATCATCccgattcaattggcaaaaacactgATCTCTACACCTCAgatggtgtgtggtgagcattgtGGTGCAAAATGGAAGTTGGGAGCAACACAttagtggtggttgaggcgagtttccccctcatcactaagtggagtgtctagaaaagcgctagaTAAAAATGTCATTATCCATCTCCGAACAGCTCTGTACAAATCGGCATGGTCCCCAGTAGAACAGAACATCCTTACAAAACAACCTCCTCCACCCCAGCGAATCGAGTTTCAGGTTAGGCCACTACACCAATGCTATCCAGGCAAGTCGCTCTGGAAATACTTTGGAGACCACATTGTCCCTTTCCTCACCAGAGAGAATACACTGTTACTTGTGCAAGTGctctgattttcttttttgtctgtCATTACAGGCGTTTACATGTACAAGTAAGGGCCTGTGTCCTCTATGCTTCTTTTTACGCTTccttttttctattattttccaTAGGGAGAGTGCGCATGCGCAGCATGTAGCCGCCCCTAGAGAAAGCGCTGCAGCTGGCATATTTTTACAGAGTGCTCCGCCTGCTTTGTGCGGTTGCTTCAGGCGCTTCAAGTTCTAAATAGTTCAACTTTTCAGAATGGTGCGGCGCTCGTCAATGCCACTTTCCATGatccaaccaatcacagcttAAAAGCGGGACTTAAAAGCACCCTAACGACCCTAAACATTACCTGGCTTTGTAACATTGTTTCAAATACAATGGCAAGAACTTGTTTTAGCAGTGTCATAGTATCTGTACTAGGGCAAGAATCCTTCTGTTTGTTGAACTCATGCGGAAaacgataaataaataaacaacgaGCGATTTCTGCAACAGATGGACGGTATGTGTTAGAATGTTTAGGTGAGATGTCAGATACATAATCCACGCACACCGCTTTTTTCAGGCGCATCGTCCCAGCGTTCACCAGTTTTTCTGCGTGAAAAGTGTAGCGGACACAGGCCTATGGAGTCAGTGTTGCACGTGTGGCCTTTGACCCCACTCACCCTGCTTGGGCAGGGCCTCGGCAAGCCGCCTGAGGCTGGTCAGGCTGTCGGCCCCCAGCTGGTTGAGGATGCTGGGCAGCATCTCCGTCAGCTGCTTGGTCTCGGCGTGCCC containing:
- the utp15 gene encoding U3 small nucleolar RNA-associated protein 15 homolog, which gives rise to MASFKPTRIPSYPKIGEKVTQDTLYWKNYKTPIQIKEFGAVSAIDFSPLSPYNYAVTASTRIHIYGPYSQEPVKTFTRFKDTAYSGRFRADGRLLVAGSEDCVVRLFDISGRVALRMFRGHSKAVHLTDFTSDGFRIISGSDDYTCRLWDIPNSVELNSYSEHTDYVRCGTTSKLNPDLFITGSYDHTVKVFDSRTDRSVMSMDHSQPVESVLLFPSEGLLVSAGGRYVKVWDLLKGGQALVSLKNHHKTVTCLCLSSSGQRLLSGSLDRHVKIYNTATYKVVHNFDYAASILSVALAPEDGAVVVGMANGVLSVKHRKSPEEKPEAGSTKRRRPSYRVFVKGRNYAPKQEDFLVSRPVRMHLEKYDKQLKSFQVSKALDTVLEARIRTKTPEITVAVMQELNRRGRLKNALAGRDERSLTILLSFLIGHVVDPRFTPVLVNVAEMILDIYVQAVGRSALVDKQIVRLQELVEKEIDLQQELLEVLGMLDTLFATMTTKKAAATTESPTNGVAATGEQGLSLQAS